In Gimesia benthica, a single window of DNA contains:
- a CDS encoding cbb3-type cytochrome c oxidase N-terminal domain-containing protein: MMSEKDQLTTHNYDGIQEYDNPMPGWWVMLFWGCIFFAIPYWLYYESGVPGRSIYDQYKDEVADNLRLQFAEIGELQLNSATVYKYKDDPKWLKVGESVFQMHCVACHAEKAEGKVGPNLTDDYWIHVKEIGDIATVVEKGANGQAMPAWGNRLHPNEIVLVAAYVASLQGSLPEGTGKPPEPNAKKIGPWQAPATAEGKSDAESAPNADQKAEQDVAEKQPKS; the protein is encoded by the coding sequence ATGATGTCTGAAAAAGACCAGTTAACCACACATAACTACGACGGAATTCAGGAATACGACAACCCGATGCCTGGCTGGTGGGTCATGCTGTTCTGGGGATGCATCTTCTTTGCGATTCCCTACTGGCTCTACTATGAATCCGGCGTTCCGGGGCGGTCGATCTACGATCAGTATAAAGACGAAGTCGCCGACAACCTGCGGCTGCAGTTCGCAGAAATTGGTGAACTCCAGTTGAATTCAGCGACGGTCTATAAATACAAGGATGACCCGAAATGGCTCAAGGTGGGCGAAAGTGTGTTCCAGATGCACTGCGTGGCCTGCCATGCAGAGAAAGCGGAAGGAAAAGTCGGCCCGAACCTGACCGATGATTACTGGATTCACGTCAAAGAGATCGGCGACATCGCCACGGTCGTCGAGAAGGGTGCCAACGGTCAGGCGATGCCTGCCTGGGGAAATCGCCTGCATCCTAATGAAATCGTGCTGGTCGCCGCCTATGTGGCCAGTCTGCAGGGGTCTCTGCCGGAAGGCACCGGGAAGCCACCTGAACCGAATGCCAAAAAAATCGGCCCCTGGCAAGCGCCCGCTACCGCGGAGGGGAAGTCTGATGCTGAATCTGCACCAAACGCAGATCAAAAGGCGGAGCAGGACGTCGCCGAGAAACAGCCGAAGTCTTGA
- the ccoG gene encoding cytochrome c oxidase accessory protein CcoG: MSDQVLEPEEHVLSTLEKDGSRRWMYPRLFKGKFWNRRRIVGYFLIVLFIVLPHLQVNSRPAIFLNITRREFTIFGFTFLPTDTLLLAFFMISVFLSIFLLTALFGRVWCGWACPQTIYLEFVYRPIERLFCGTTGHGGKPRKSVPLIRRVMMYGAYLIISMILAHTFLAYFVSVSELQHWVRQSPFTHPTGFLVMTATVVLMMFNFSFFREQLCTIACPYGRFQSVLLDRRSLIVSYDPQRGEPRGKISKTDPTPKGDCIDCGQCVQACPTGIDIRDGLQMECLHCTQCMDACDEIMVKVDRPLGLVRYSCQDEIDGQPTKKLRPRVIIYPLLLLLSVSAFTITLLNKKSFDITIMRNYGNPFIVTEDDQVENNLQLKLVNRTDQPDEYTIKVLDAPDVTMELIGSPQLKARETKTIPMLVSAPRKSFVAGLREVELSIQSQNQADERRVTCQILGP, from the coding sequence ATGAGTGACCAAGTCCTGGAACCTGAAGAACACGTTTTATCCACGCTGGAGAAAGACGGTTCACGTCGCTGGATGTATCCCCGGCTGTTCAAGGGGAAATTCTGGAATCGCCGGCGGATTGTCGGCTACTTCCTGATTGTGCTGTTCATTGTCCTGCCCCACCTGCAGGTCAATTCGCGGCCGGCGATCTTTCTGAATATCACCCGGCGGGAATTCACGATTTTCGGATTTACGTTCCTGCCGACGGATACGTTGTTGCTCGCCTTTTTCATGATCTCGGTCTTCCTGTCGATCTTTCTGTTGACGGCACTGTTTGGCCGGGTGTGGTGCGGCTGGGCCTGTCCCCAGACAATTTACCTGGAATTCGTTTACCGTCCCATCGAACGTCTATTCTGTGGCACCACCGGTCATGGCGGCAAACCCCGGAAATCGGTCCCGCTGATTCGGCGTGTCATGATGTATGGCGCGTACCTGATTATCTCCATGATATTAGCGCATACGTTCCTGGCTTATTTCGTCAGTGTGAGTGAGTTGCAGCACTGGGTACGACAGTCGCCATTCACACATCCGACCGGGTTCCTGGTGATGACAGCCACCGTCGTGCTGATGATGTTCAACTTCTCGTTTTTCCGGGAACAGCTCTGCACCATCGCCTGTCCCTATGGACGTTTTCAATCGGTGCTGCTGGACCGACGTTCGTTGATTGTCAGTTACGATCCCCAGCGGGGAGAACCTCGAGGTAAGATCAGCAAAACGGATCCGACACCCAAGGGGGACTGTATCGACTGTGGTCAGTGTGTGCAGGCCTGTCCTACCGGCATTGATATTCGCGATGGACTGCAGATGGAATGTCTGCACTGCACGCAGTGTATGGATGCCTGTGATGAAATCATGGTCAAAGTTGATCGCCCGCTGGGCCTGGTCCGCTATTCCTGCCAGGATGAAATCGATGGCCAGCCAACGAAGAAACTGCGGCCACGTGTAATCATCTATCCTTTACTGCTGCTGTTGTCGGTCTCTGCGTTTACTATCACATTGCTGAATAAGAAATCGTTCGATATCACGATCATGCGTAATTATGGCAATCCGTTTATCGTGACCGAAGATGATCAGGTTGAAAACAACCTGCAGTTGAAGCTGGTCAACCGTACGGATCAGCCGGATGAATACACAATCAAGGTACTCGACGCCCCCGATGTCACCATGGAACTGATCGGCTCTCCCCAGCTCAAAGCACGAGAGACCAAAACGATCCCCATGCTGGTATCGGCGCCGCGCAAATCGTTTGTCGCAGGCTTGCGGGAAGTTGAACTCTCGATTCAGTCACAGAACCAGGCAGATGAAAGGAGGGTCACATGTCAGATTCTCGGCCCGTAA
- a CDS encoding FixH family protein — MSDSRPVTNEPENIENDESAETLARWKWGGVILGFLGLQIVLSGVAVFLATSDPSNVIVEGYYEQAISWDQQRERQAASDALGWTTRLDLGKPQGLMGERLLTIQLAGPDGKPVSGCQLSGEIFHHARGGDVFKLHFKEQGPGNYTAVAPLQRSGLWELSLKTAGDTRHFQEKKQFRLKESGEFQAVATTPANNASNHQL; from the coding sequence ATGTCAGATTCTCGGCCCGTAACCAACGAACCCGAAAACATTGAGAATGACGAATCCGCAGAAACCCTGGCCCGCTGGAAGTGGGGAGGCGTTATCCTGGGCTTCCTCGGTCTGCAGATCGTGCTCTCGGGGGTTGCCGTGTTCCTCGCGACCAGTGATCCTTCGAATGTGATTGTCGAAGGATACTACGAACAGGCAATCTCCTGGGATCAACAGCGGGAACGCCAGGCAGCCAGTGATGCCCTGGGCTGGACGACGCGCCTCGATCTGGGTAAACCGCAGGGGCTGATGGGCGAACGGCTGCTGACCATTCAGTTGGCAGGTCCAGATGGCAAGCCGGTCAGCGGCTGTCAATTGAGTGGAGAGATTTTTCACCACGCACGAGGCGGCGACGTCTTCAAGCTCCATTTCAAAGAACAGGGGCCCGGCAACTACACAGCCGTCGCGCCGCTCCAGCGTTCCGGACTGTGGGAACTCTCATTGAAGACCGCCGGGGATACTCGTCATTTCCAGGAGAAGAAACAGTTTCGTCTGAAAGAATCGGGAGAATTTCAAGCCGTAGCGACGACACCTGCCAACAACGCAAGCAATCACCAACTTTAA
- a CDS encoding sulfite exporter TauE/SafE family protein, producing MSDLQTIIPLLATIFVASIAGSGHCIGMCGPLMLLATNRSSESGSHSSLIYESCYHGGRLLGYTLLGLAAGSLGWLMESGGQLAGLQQAAAVVTGAGMILFGLFSLVTIYRTGSIPHFGTARVGRVFAKFVKRVHQLPHGLRPLSIGLVTACLPCGWLYAFLLLAVSARTPLFGGLTMIAFWLGTIPALSLASLASRWFPRKWNTLGNTLIASLLIVSGIFTMGVRAQADMGALHKQLEAPSQTEQLEQLKEQPLPCCLRGDSD from the coding sequence ATGTCAGACCTGCAGACCATCATTCCACTCCTGGCGACCATCTTCGTCGCCAGCATAGCCGGCAGCGGACATTGTATCGGCATGTGTGGACCATTGATGCTGCTGGCGACGAATCGCTCTTCTGAATCAGGCTCGCATTCGTCCCTGATTTACGAAAGCTGCTATCATGGCGGCCGGTTGCTGGGATATACACTACTGGGCCTCGCGGCAGGCAGCCTGGGCTGGCTGATGGAATCGGGCGGTCAACTGGCTGGTCTACAGCAGGCGGCGGCGGTGGTAACCGGTGCCGGCATGATTCTATTTGGTCTGTTTTCTCTAGTGACTATCTACCGTACCGGCAGTATTCCCCACTTTGGTACGGCGCGCGTGGGCAGGGTGTTTGCGAAGTTCGTCAAACGCGTGCATCAACTGCCGCACGGATTACGACCACTGTCCATCGGCTTAGTGACGGCCTGCCTCCCCTGTGGCTGGTTATACGCATTTCTGCTGCTGGCGGTCAGTGCCCGTACACCGCTATTCGGTGGACTGACCATGATCGCCTTCTGGCTGGGAACCATTCCGGCGCTCTCGCTCGCCAGTCTGGCCAGTCGCTGGTTTCCACGAAAATGGAACACCCTGGGCAACACATTAATCGCCAGCCTGTTGATTGTCAGTGGCATCTTTACGATGGGTGTGCGGGCGCAGGCTGACATGGGAGCGCTCCACAAACAGTTGGAAGCGCCTTCTCAGACTGAACAATTAGAGCAGCTCAAAGAGCAGCCGCTCCCCTGTTGCCTCCGAGGTGATTCCGATTAA